A genomic window from Lotus japonicus ecotype B-129 chromosome 1, LjGifu_v1.2 includes:
- the LOC130730966 gene encoding uncharacterized protein LOC130730966 isoform X3 — MSGSSSIDDEFSNGDGYEGGGSDSDDDEDKKKNHRTTKMGCGGFRKEVVLHPFTKAKNQIRRIKSRKPLLASSSSKSLSNSTAELLQ; from the exons ATGTCTGGTTCTTCTTCCATTGATGATGAGTTCTCCAATGGTGATGGTTACGAAGGAGGAGGCAGTGATAGCGATGACGATGAGGATAAGAAGAAGAACCACCGCACCACAAAAATGGGTTGTGGTGGTTTTCGGAAGGAGGTGGTTCTGCATCCATTCACAAAAGCCAAGAACCAAATCCGCAGAATCAAGAGCAGAAAGCCTCTTCttgcatcttcatcatcaaaatcGTTATCGAATTCCACAGCAG AACTGTTGCAGTGA
- the LOC130730966 gene encoding uncharacterized protein LOC130730966 isoform X1 has translation MSGSSSIDDEFSNGDGYEGGGSDSDDDEDKKKNHRTTKMGCGGFRKEVVLHPFTKAKNQIRRIKSRKPLLASSSSKSLSNSTAEDLCVCSYLFQNGLHPR, from the exons ATGTCTGGTTCTTCTTCCATTGATGATGAGTTCTCCAATGGTGATGGTTACGAAGGAGGAGGCAGTGATAGCGATGACGATGAGGATAAGAAGAAGAACCACCGCACCACAAAAATGGGTTGTGGTGGTTTTCGGAAGGAGGTGGTTCTGCATCCATTCACAAAAGCCAAGAACCAAATCCGCAGAATCAAGAGCAGAAAGCCTCTTCttgcatcttcatcatcaaaatcGTTATCGAATTCCACAGCAG AGGACTTATGTGTGTGCTCTTATCTCTTCCAAAATGGGTTACATCCTAGATGA
- the LOC130730966 gene encoding uncharacterized protein LOC130730966 isoform X2, producing the protein MSGSSSIDDEFSNGDGYEGGGSDSDDDEDKKKNHRTTKMGCGGFRKEVVLHPFTKAKNQIRRIKSRKPLLASSSSKSLSNSTADEAENKKTSRKNKWMAL; encoded by the exons ATGTCTGGTTCTTCTTCCATTGATGATGAGTTCTCCAATGGTGATGGTTACGAAGGAGGAGGCAGTGATAGCGATGACGATGAGGATAAGAAGAAGAACCACCGCACCACAAAAATGGGTTGTGGTGGTTTTCGGAAGGAGGTGGTTCTGCATCCATTCACAAAAGCCAAGAACCAAATCCGCAGAATCAAGAGCAGAAAGCCTCTTCttgcatcttcatcatcaaaatcGTTATCGAATTCCACAGCAG ATGAGGCAGAAAACAAGAAAACCAGTAGGAAGAACAAGTGGATGGCTTTGTAG
- the LOC130730967 gene encoding uncharacterized protein LOC130730967 — MAWWELGKKRMYMNFTRALTKTPFRHLAGSSHASTFAANSVYASARFVPDFINHSSMGVTGFSSGTEDCGIRCFHTSSQVWARSGETFGLKTPKKEKYVRKESRNQPPVEAPYVPRNVTATKSNPVKTVEIFEGMTLVELAKRTGKSVSSLQDILTNVGEKVGSEFEPLSMDISELVALEVGVNVKRLHSTEGNEVLPRPAVVTVMGHVDHGKTSLLDALRQTSVAAKEAGGITQHIGAFVVVMPSGASITFLDTPGHAAFSAMRARGAAVTDIVVLVVAADDGVMPQTLEAMSHAKAANVPIVVAINKCDKPGANPERVKLQMASEGLLLEEMGGDIQVVEVSATAKTGLDNLEEALVLQADMMELKARVDGPAQAYVVEARLDKGRGPLVTTIVKAGTLVCGQYVVVGSQWGRIKAIKDMVGRLTQRATPAMPVEIEGLRGLPMAGDDVIVVHSEERARMLSSGRKKKAEEDRLRNKMIPDNPTTSDDSVEVPLTVELPVIVKADVQGTVQAVTDSLKTLNSPQVFVNIVHVGVGPISQSDVDLAKACGACIVGFNIKSPPTSITQAATRSNIKVILHRVIYHLLEDIGDVIIEKAPGTSETHVSGQAEVLNIFEVKGSKTKGPDVKIAGCRVVDGFVARSGTIRLLRSGEVMFEGPCASLKREKQDVDTVKKGNECGLVISDWHDFQIGDVIQCLEQVIRKPKFIKSESGAVRIEC, encoded by the exons GTGCTTCCATACTAGCTCACAAGTTTGGGCAAGAAGTGGTGAGACATTTGGTTTGAAGACCCCAAAAAAGGAGAAGTATGTTAGAAAAGAGAGTAGAAACCAGCCTCCTGTTGAAGCTCCATATGTCCCTCGTAACGTCACAGCTACCAAGTCTAATCCTGTTAAAACAGTAGAAATATTTGAAGGCATGACCCTTGTTGAACTGGCAAAGCGTACTGGAAAATCAGTATCTTCATTGCAGGATATCCTCACAAATGTCGGTGAAAAGGTTGGATCAGAGTTTGAGCCTCTCAGCATGGATATTTCAGAGCTTGTTGCACTG GAGGTTGGTGTCAATGTTAAGAGGCTACATTCAACTGAAGGTAATGAGGTTTTACCACGGCCTGCAGTTGTGACAGTTATGGGTCATGTAGATCATGGTAAAACTTCTCTTCTTGATGCCTTGCGTCAAACATCAGTTGCAGCCAAGGAGGCCGGTGGCATAACTCAGCATATAGGTGCCTTTGTGGTGGTCATGCCTTCAGGAGCATCAATCACATTTCTCGACACTCCTGGTCATGCTGCATTTAGTGCAATGCGGGCAAGAGGTGCGGCAGTCACAGATATAGTAGTGCTAGTTGTTGCTGCAGATGACGGTGTGATGCCTCAGACTCTTGAAGCCATGTCCCATGCAAAAGCAGCTAATGTACCAATTGTAGTTGCAATTAACAAATGTGATAAACCGGGTGCAAATCCTGAAAGAGTAAAATTGCAGATGGCTTCAGAGGGCTTGCTGCTGGAGGAGATGGGTGGTGATATTCAGGTTGTTGAAGTTTCAGCAACTGCAAAAACTGGACTGGATAACCTAGAGGAAGCTTTAGTCCTTCAGGCTGATATGATGGAGCTTAAAGCACGGGTTGACGGGCCTGCTCAAGCGTATGTGGTGGAAGCAAGACTTGACAAAGGACGGGGTCCATTGGTAACTACTATAGTGAAGGCAGGAACTCTAGTTTGTGGCCAGTATGTGGTTGTAGGCTCACAATGGGGAAGAATAAAGGCTATCAAAGACATGGTAGGGAGGTTAACTCAACGAGCAACTCCTGCAATGCCTGTTGAGATTGAAGGGCTTCGAGGGCTGCCAATGGCTGGTGATGATGTTATTGTTGTTCATTCTGAGGAGCGAGCTCGAATGCTTAGTTCCGGTAGGAAAAAGAAAGCTGAGGAGGATAGGCTTAGAAACAAGATGATACCGGACAATCCAACTACTTCAGATGATTCTGTGGAGGTTCCACTGACGGTTGAATTGCCAGTAATTGTAAAAGCAGATGTTCAGGGAACTGTTCAAGCTGTCACAGATTCATTGAAAACTTTAAATAGTCCTCAG GTGTTTGTGAATATTGTCCATGTTGGTGTTGGGCCGATTTCTCAATCTGATGTGGACTTAGCAAAGGCTTGTGGTGCGTGCATAGTTGGATTCAATATCAAGAGTCCGCCTACTTCTATTACCCAAGCAGCAACTCGTTCTAACATCAAG GTAATTCTGCACCGCGTGATTTATCATCTGTTGGAGGACATAGGCGATGTGATAATAGAGAAGGCTCCTGGGACTTCTGAGACCCATGTATCTGGGCAAGCAGAAGTGTTGAATATCTTTGAGGTCAAAGGGAGCAAGACCAAGGGACCTGATGTGAAGATAGCGGGTTGTCGGGTTGTTGATGGTTTTGTAGCCAGGTCAGGAACCATAAGGCTCCTGAGGAGTGGGGAAGTTATGTTTGAAGGACCGTGTGCATCTCTTAAGCGTGAGAAGCAGGATGTGGATACTGTGAAAAAGGGTAATGAGTGTGGGCTAGTCATCAGTGACTGGCATGATTTCCAGATTGGAGATGTCATCCAGTGCTTGGAACAAGTCATAAGGAAACCCAAGTTCATCAAGTCAGAGAGTGGTGCTGTTCGAATTGAGTGCTGA